Part of the Tidjanibacter massiliensis genome is shown below.
TGAGCTGGCGTTCCTCGATGATGGTCGGCGACACGTAGTCTGTAACGGACGAGGTGTAATCGTACAGCGTGTGCGAATTGATACCGAGATGGCCCGTCGCGTATTTTTCAAAATCGTTCTTCTTCATGAGCGTAATTTTTAGATTGGCGCAAACTTGCGTGAATATACCGTTATAACGCGCGGCGGCAGCGGTTCATTATGCATGGCTTCGCTGCGGGCGAAACCGCTTCTTTCGCGCCGTACCGGACGACGTTCTCTGCCGTTTGCTGCGTCTGCCGCCGGTGCCGGCTCTCCTTCGGGAGGCAATTATTGTGCCGCCCGAAGGCTCCTTGTACTCGTCCGGCGGGGCTTTCTCTCCGTGGAGAATACCCGGGGGTCTGTCGTCTTTTCCGGTCTCCGGCTTTTCTCCGGGCCGCTCGTTTTTACGGTTCGGCGTCGTCGGGGTTCTGTGTTGAGAAAGTTTTCCCCGTGCCGGAGTGCGGTACGGGGAAACGCATGGTATGTCCGTGCCTTGAAGACTATTTCGTCATGGCCTCGAATATCTTGCCGAGCTCCTCCGGTGTCACCGATTTGTTGGAGACCTTTACGAGGGGCGTTACCGCATCCACTATCTTCTTTTCATAGAGTCTGTCGAGTATCTTGTTGGCCTCCTCCTTGTTGCCGAGGATGGAGTGGGCATACTTCGTGAGCGTTTCGTCGCCTACGTTGGCCATGCCGTACTGTGCGAACTGGGCGGCGGCGTAGGCTTTGGCCTCTTCCAGCATCTCGTCCTGTTCCACTTTGATTCCGAAACGGTCGGCGAGTTTCTTCTGTACGAGGTTCCACTTCATCATCCTGAGGAATGCGGGGAACTCCCTCTCGATATCCTCCATCGAGAACTTGCCCTCGTTGATGGTATAGAGCCACTTCTTGAGGAACTCTTCCGGCATGGAGGGGTTGGCCTTCTCGATGAGGAAGTTGCGTACTTCGGTGGTGAATACGTAATCCGTTTCGCGGGCGAGGTCGGCGGCCACCTGTTCGTCGATGTACTTTTCCAGCCCCTTTTCGTCTTTCACCGAGCCGTCCGGGAAAACCATCTTGAAGAACTCCTCGTTGAGTTCCGGTTCGGCGAATTTGCGTATCTGTTTGATGGTGAACTTGAATTCGGGATTGACCGCTTCCAGCTCCTTCTCCTTGACGCCCAGCACCGATGCCCGCTGCGATGCGCTCGGATAGAGCTCATTGACATTGACCGTCAGCTCGTCGCCCACTTTCTTGCCGATGAACGGCTTGCGCTGTTCGTCGTTCATGGAGATAAGGCCCACGTAACCCTCCTCGACCTTGATTTCGCCGTTGTCGAGGATACCTGTGAGCGCTTCGTCTGCTGCAACTTCGTCCACATCAACCAGCCGGCCGTAACGGCGCAGGAAATTGGTGCGGTAACCCTCGCGCATTTCGTCGGAGACCTTGATTTTGTACTTCGTGAGTTTATCCTTTTCGGAGAGTTCGATGTCGATTTCGGGCGCGAGTCCCACCTCGAAGACGAATTCGTGTTCGGTATTGTTGTCGAAGTCGAAGGCTCCCTGCTCGTCGCTCGGCAGGACGTCACCCACGTAGTCTATCTTCTCCTTGTCGAGATATTCGAAAACCGCGTCGGATGCCATCTTGTAGGCCGTTTCCGCTATCGCGCTCTTGCGGTATGTCTTGTTGATGATGCTCATGGGCACCATTCCCGGACGGAAACCCGGCATGTTGGCCTTGCGGCGGTATTCGCGCAGCTTCTTCTCCACTGCTTCGTTGTAGTCGGACTCGCCGACGGTAACTTTGATGACCGAGACCTGGCCTTCGCGGTTCTCTCTTGTGATGTTCATTATCTGTGCGTTTGATTTTGATTGTTTTCTCTTCCCCGTTTCGCTTCGGCCGCAAACGCTCCTCCGACCGGTTCGGCGGCCTGCCGTTTCTGCGACGCAAATCCGTTTATAAACGTCTGAAAAGGCACTTTATGCGGGTTGCAAAGATAATATATTTAGATGCCGGGAGCAAATTTTAGGGCCACAAGATTGCGGGACTCGCCGGCGGCGCTCTGCGCTACTCCACGAAAGTTACCGAGGAGAGCAGGCAGCGTGAGAATGCCACGTATTCGTTCCGGTCGGAACGGTAGCAGAGCGTCATGGCCCGGTCGTTCAGCCGTTCGATGCGGAAGTAGCACTCCATGCCCTTGCCTGAGACGGAGATGATGCCGCTTTCGGTATCCACACTGTACGTGCATTGAGTCTCCAGGGCATACGCCGTTTTGAGGCTCGTGTTTTCGTCCGTGTCGTTCCGTTTCCTGAATACGGACATCGTATGGCCCGCCTTCTGAAAGAAGACCGCGCCGTTCGGGTCGGCCAGCATTTCGGGCAATCCGTCGGCGTTTTCCGCGAAGTCGGCCACCGTCCACAGGCAGTCGTACAGATATTCGTAGGATATCGGTGCGGCATCCGGCCAGCAGCAGGGCTGCTGCGAATGATACGGAGAGGATAAAGCGTTGCGCTATCGTTTTCATTTTTTCGGTTCGGTTAATTTTCCGGAAAGGTTTCCGGGTGTTTGTCGAGATACTCTTCCCGGGACATGACGGTAACGGATTCGGCCGGGACCTTGATGAATTTTACGGTCTCCCCGTCGTCCGTTCCCAGCGTGAGGGTGGTACTGTTGAGTACGAGAATGTCGTACCATGCGTCAGGAAGCAGGCAGAGCCGCCCGTTCCGGACGTCGATGGCGTATTGTGTATAGGATTGGATGGATGTATCGTAGTATGCGTCGTACCGGCCGGCCTTGTCCGGACCGGAGCAGGCGTAGTAGAAAAGACTTTCGGAACCGGAGAAGCGTACCAGCAGTTTGTTTTCGTCCTGTTCTTCCCGCCAGTATCCCTCCGTCAGGTCGTTCAGCAGCGCCTCTTCCTTCGTTGCGTCACAAGACTGGAGCGGACAGAGTGCCGGGATGGCGGCCAACATGAGAATGAGGTTTTTCCAGTGCATCGTTTATCTCTTTTGTCCGTTGTGCGGAAGCCCCGCAGCTCGTTCCCTTTCCGGAACCGCGTCCGTGTCCGCATGGAACCGAAGGTCGAGGCTGCCGGTGACCCCCTCCAGCCACAGCCGCTCGACCGATATCTCCCGTACGGTGAACGTTCCGTATGAATCTATCACCATCTCCGCGGCTTTGGGGGTGTAGATGTACCGCAGTTGTTCGACGGGCTCCGAGGCGGTCCCTTCCCCTTCTGCGGCGAAGACCGACAGGATGCCGTCTTCTCCGAATATATAGAGGAACAGGGCGGATTCCGCATCCCTCTCCGGAACGGTGTTCTGCTGTATGTCGGGCGTGAAACGCTCCCCACACCACACCGTCGAGAGAAGTATCTCCATATTGACTCTCCCGTCGTCTCTGCTCGTACAGCCTGCGGCCATCATACAGACCGCTGCCACCGTTATGAAGTGTCGTGGACGGAACATTTTCTGATTTGTCCTGTTATTTTCCCCTGTTGTCCAAATATCCGAAGTAATACAAAAGTAATGTTTTTTTCATTATTTACCAAAAAATGACATTGGCATGTCCGGCGGTACGTTGCCGGGCGGCTGCCGGTCTATC
Proteins encoded:
- a CDS encoding trigger factor, which encodes MNITRENREGQVSVIKVTVGESDYNEAVEKKLREYRRKANMPGFRPGMVPMSIINKTYRKSAIAETAYKMASDAVFEYLDKEKIDYVGDVLPSDEQGAFDFDNNTEHEFVFEVGLAPEIDIELSEKDKLTKYKIKVSDEMREGYRTNFLRRYGRLVDVDEVAADEALTGILDNGEIKVEEGYVGLISMNDEQRKPFIGKKVGDELTVNVNELYPSASQRASVLGVKEKELEAVNPEFKFTIKQIRKFAEPELNEEFFKMVFPDGSVKDEKGLEKYIDEQVAADLARETDYVFTTEVRNFLIEKANPSMPEEFLKKWLYTINEGKFSMEDIEREFPAFLRMMKWNLVQKKLADRFGIKVEQDEMLEEAKAYAAAQFAQYGMANVGDETLTKYAHSILGNKEEANKILDRLYEKKIVDAVTPLVKVSNKSVTPEELGKIFEAMTK